A segment of the Candidatus Ancaeobacter aquaticus genome:
CTTCTGCGGAACAAGTATTACCTGAACATCTTTTTTGATCTGCACTCTGATACGAGCAAAGAATCCGGGAATAAGGAGCCCCTTAGGATTTTCGAATATTCCACGTAAGAGCAGTGTTCCGGTATTTGGGTCAATTGTAATTGCTTCAAAATCTAAAAATCCTTGATGCGGGTATCCTTTTTCATTTGCTAACCCCATAGATACAGGCGCTTTCCAGTCTCTATCGACGCTTCTTTTGAGTTCCTTGTTTTCATCCCTGATACGCAAAAGCTCTCTTTCACTGATCGTAAAGTAGGCATAGATCGGATCGATCTGATTGATTTCGGCCAGGACAGTTTTTTCTCCTGAACCAACAAGGTTTCCCGGATCTTTTAGGCGACGGTCAATTCTTCCGTCAAACGGCGCATTGACTGTTGTATAATCAAGATCTAGCTGGGCAAGGTCTCTATTTGCTTCCGCTTGCATAACAGCTGCTGCGGTCGCGTCTCTTTGATAATGCCATTTATCGAGGTCAGTTTGTGATGCAGCGGCTTTTTTTACCAGGTCGCTATAGCGGTCATATTCAGTTTGTGCGTGTTCGAGGTTTGCTTTTTGCACAAGGATCTCTGCATTAGCAGCCTTGAGCTTTGCCTCATACGTATTTTGCTGGATCAAAAAAAGCTGCTGGGCTTTCTTTACTGTAGCACCATCCTGAAAGAAAACTTTTTCGAGATATCCTTCTACACGTGCACGTAACTGTACGGTGTTTATTGACGAGGTATTACCGGTAAAATTAATGTATTCGGTAATTGCTTTCTCAACGGGTTTGCTGACCGTTACTTTAGGGGGATGCGGAGATTTGTATTTATTGCTTTTCCCGCACGATGTCAATGCGATTGGGGAAAGAAGTATTAATGTTATAATAAAGGTTAAATTTCTTTTTATTGTCATTGCCCCCCCAAATAAGTAAAATTTTAAATTCCAAAAATTCACCGCGTCGATGAATTTTTCTGCTCCCATTCTGTGTAATCCCCCCCCCTAGATTTTCTCGGTCTTCGCCTCCAAAATCATAAAACAGGGGGGATAGTGAGACTTGCCAATCTCACAAGTGACAACATTGTGAGATTGGCAAGTCTCACTACATATCAGGTAAACGGATAACCGGTTTTGAAGCTTCTACCGGATCAGTTTCGGATACTTTCGGTTTCAGTAGATTTCCCCAGTATGTACGTTCCTTCATTTTTGTTTGAATCGAAGTAGGTACAAAATCTTTTCCTTCCCGTATTTCCCATCCGCCGCCTAATGCACGATACATCGACACCAGATTTTGAGAGATAGCACCCCGTGCAACGGCATGATTATTCTGTTGTAATAACAATTCCTGCTGTGCAGTCAGAACAGTGGTAAAGTCGGTCATACCTTGTTGATATTGGATTACTGCAAGATCGGTCGACCGTTTAGCTGCGGAAACACTTTGCAAGAGAAACGATGCACGCTGCTGTGATTTTACAAAACCGGTTAACGCGTTTTCAACTTCTCTTTGTGCCTGCAAAACTTTATCTTGATATAAGAGCAGTTTTTCCTGGAACAGAGCGTCTTGCGTACGTACATTATTTATAATGCGTCCATAGTTTAAAATATTCCATTTAAATGAAGGCCCCATACTGCCACTGAAAGCATTATAATCCCACATGTTGCTTAGTGGAAAAGTAGTCATGTTTGAAGCTTTCCAGCTCAACGATCCATTTAAACTAAAAGCGGGAAGAAGATCAGCTTTTGCTATTCCGATACGGGCACATTGGGCGGCAGCGTCATATTCTGCCTGACGGATATCTGGCCGACGGCGCAAAAGATCCGCGGGAATACCTATCGCAACCTGTTCTTGTGGTGTTGGGATCTTTACTGCTTGAGCACCGATAAAATCTGATATAATAAAAGGTGGCTTACCGAGCAGTGTACTCAAGAGATTTACTGCCTGGATCAAATTTGTTTCTATAGTAGGTATATCAGCCTGAGTACTTGCAAGTATGGTTTTTGCCTGTTCGACATCACGATCAGAAGTGGTTCCGCCTTTGAAACGAGTCTCAGCGATTTTTAGGCTTTCTTTCTGTACAGTAACGTTTTCATGTGCGATCAGAAGACGTTTTTGGAGTGTTCTTATTGAAACATATGTTGATGCAACATCCGCAATAAGGGTAACGAGGGTATTATCATAATCAGCAGCGCTTGACATAAGTGACATGTTTGCAGATTCTATTGCGCGGCTAAATTTCCCCCAGAAATCGATTTCCCAGCTTGCAAGCCCGCCAATAGCTGCTTGTGAAAAGTTATGTGTTGGTGCGGAAAGACCTTGTGTTGAATATGCACTTAAGCTTTGCCGTTCGAGGGAACCATTAGCCTGCTGTGATTGTGGGAACCAGTTGCCAACAGCGATCCCTAGCTGTGTTCGTGCCTGCAAAACACGTATGCCGGCGACATGTAGCGTGAGATTCTCTTCGTACGCCTTTTCTATCAACGCGTTAAGTACAGGATCGTTAAAAGCGCTCCACCAGTTACGGTATTGACCCGGTCCTTTTTTTACATCATTGTTATTTTCTTGAGACCACTCAGGTGAAACAGCTGTTTGCGGGGGAGCATAATTAGGGCCTAAGCGAAAAAAACAACCGTTTAGCGAGAGAAATACGAAAGATAGAGCTATGAAACACGCACAGCGTACTGTGCGGTTAGCTGTCCACTTAAGAGAATGTGTAGTCATATTTTCCGTACGTGTTTAAGATTATCGTTAGATCAATATCAAGTGCCCTAGAGTCTACTAAAATAGTATGATCATATCAATAACTTTATGGGGTTAGTTGTTTGCGTGGTGAAAGTGTTTTCTATTTCGAAATCGCGATGCGATTTCTGTGCTGACATTTATTGTCTTGAAAACTTACAGTAAAAGAGTAAAATATCGTACCAATGCGCTACTTACTACTTATTATAATTATGGCTGTTACCTTTATTCAAACCTCCACCGTGTTTGCACGAGAATCTTTAACTAATGAACAAGATTATTTCAACTTTAGAAAATACAAGTCTACCTATACGTATTTTGATAACTATCAATATAATGATTTACGTGATGAGAGCTCCGCAGTGCGGAAAGTCCAACGCCTGGGAAAACATCTTGTTACCGGATTTGACTTATTAAAGAAGAACAAACCAGACGAAGCATTAGTTGAATTTAAAAAATCTTCCCGATTAGTACCTGAATATCTTCATGTCGATTTTATTATAGCTCTTACCTATGACAAGAAAGGTGAGAAACATAAAGCTGCAAAATATTATAAATCGTATCTTGAAAAACTTGAGAAGTTTTGGGATGGTTTGTATCGACTTACATCACCTATAATAATAAAGACAGTAAAGTTTGATATAACCGGTTATAAGAGAGCAAAAGAACTGATTACTCAAAGGATGGCAGCAAGCGGTATAGATATAGATAAGGTATATTCCGGCAGGAACCCAATTGTATATGTCATTGTGTTTATCGTTATAATGTTTTGTGTAACGGTGTACCTCATTATTGAATCTAAGCCAATAAGAAGGATCCGCTACATGATAAAGGCAATATTTAATAGTCGAAAAGATACCTGGGTATGTCGCAACTGCGGAACACTAAACGTAAATGTTAATATTGAGTGTAGGGAATGTAGTGAGACTAGAAAAGTCACAGGCAAAGCACTGTGAATTTTCTTTAGTCGCCCTTAGGAAACGGGGAACGTTTCCAAGGTTTTGGTCCCCGGAGGGGAAACTATCCCCCCTGTTTTACGATTTTGGAGGGCAAAGCCCGAGAAAATCTAGGGGGGATCACGGGGAATGGGATCTCAGGAATCGCATAGCGATTACGATGTTGTGACTAAAAATAATATGGCTTTACACCGCCCCGATAAATCGGGGCGGTGGGGGATGGAAGGTAGTTGTTCGTTCCGCGCAAGGAGTAACCATGAAGCTAAATTATTTACTTATACCGATCATCACATTTCTCACGGCATTTGTCGGCGGGTGTTTTACGAGTAGCGGTATGGAATGGTACAGAACGATTAATCTGCCTGCGTGGACACCACCGGGGTCGGTTATCGGCATGGTGTGGACCGTTATATTTATACTCTCAACGATAGCCGCTCTTATCGTCTGGAACACCAGTGAAAGGAATACTGTTTTCTGGGTTATTATCGCGATGTTTTTGTGTAACGCACTTTTAAATATCGGGTGGTGTTATATCTTTTTTGGCAAGCATCTTATCGGGCTCGCAATAATTGAAGCGGCTGTGCTTGATATCAGCGTCATTATTTTAATCATACTTATATGGAAGTCCTCGGTGATTGCATCACTTTTGTTTTTTCCGTATGCTGTTTGGGTTGCATTTGCAACCTATCTTACATATACTATTTGGATGCTTAACAGATAGAAGGGCAGTGATGTATGAAAGAAAAAGTAAAAGAAGTATTAAATAAACAAAAACTTGGTGTTCTTGCAACTACAGGCGACATTTATCCGTGCACATCACTTGTCGCTGTTTCTCATTCGCAAGATTTGAAAGTTGCCCTTTTTGCAACGCTGAGAAATACGCGAAAATATATAAATATTCAAAATAATCCGGATGTAACAATCCTTGTT
Coding sequences within it:
- a CDS encoding efflux RND transporter periplasmic adaptor subunit: MTIKRNLTFIITLILLSPIALTSCGKSNKYKSPHPPKVTVSKPVEKAITEYINFTGNTSSINTVQLRARVEGYLEKVFFQDGATVKKAQQLFLIQQNTYEAKLKAANAEILVQKANLEHAQTEYDRYSDLVKKAAASQTDLDKWHYQRDATAAAVMQAEANRDLAQLDLDYTTVNAPFDGRIDRRLKDPGNLVGSGEKTVLAEINQIDPIYAYFTISERELLRIRDENKELKRSVDRDWKAPVSMGLANEKGYPHQGFLDFEAITIDPNTGTLLLRGIFENPKGLLIPGFFARIRVQIKKDVQVILVPQKAVGYDQIGPYVYIVNDNNIVERRTVTLGQDKGDMQVIQDGLNGQESIIIEGLLRAYPGRNVTPVDAAESNPGESK
- a CDS encoding efflux transporter outer membrane subunit, whose protein sequence is MTTHSLKWTANRTVRCACFIALSFVFLSLNGCFFRLGPNYAPPQTAVSPEWSQENNNDVKKGPGQYRNWWSAFNDPVLNALIEKAYEENLTLHVAGIRVLQARTQLGIAVGNWFPQSQQANGSLERQSLSAYSTQGLSAPTHNFSQAAIGGLASWEIDFWGKFSRAIESANMSLMSSAADYDNTLVTLIADVASTYVSIRTLQKRLLIAHENVTVQKESLKIAETRFKGGTTSDRDVEQAKTILASTQADIPTIETNLIQAVNLLSTLLGKPPFIISDFIGAQAVKIPTPQEQVAIGIPADLLRRRPDIRQAEYDAAAQCARIGIAKADLLPAFSLNGSLSWKASNMTTFPLSNMWDYNAFSGSMGPSFKWNILNYGRIINNVRTQDALFQEKLLLYQDKVLQAQREVENALTGFVKSQQRASFLLQSVSAAKRSTDLAVIQYQQGMTDFTTVLTAQQELLLQQNNHAVARGAISQNLVSMYRALGGGWEIREGKDFVPTSIQTKMKERTYWGNLLKPKVSETDPVEASKPVIRLPDM
- a CDS encoding TspO/MBR family protein: MKLNYLLIPIITFLTAFVGGCFTSSGMEWYRTINLPAWTPPGSVIGMVWTVIFILSTIAALIVWNTSERNTVFWVIIAMFLCNALLNIGWCYIFFGKHLIGLAIIEAAVLDISVIILIILIWKSSVIASLLFFPYAVWVAFATYLTYTIWMLNR